A section of the Solitalea canadensis DSM 3403 genome encodes:
- the nusA gene encoding transcription termination factor NusA, whose product MSSNINLIDSFSEFKQFKNIDRPTMMSVLEDVFRSMLRRKYGTDENCDVILNTENGDLEIWRTRKVMEDGFSEDDALEVELAEAKLIDPDLEVGDDAIEQITLESFGRRAILAARQTLVSRIMELEKDDIYKKYKDRVGEIVVGEVYQVWKKEILVLDEEGNELLLPKTEQIPADFYKKGDSIRAVVAKVEMINNNPKIIISRTAPAFLQRLFELEVPEIFDGLISIKKIVREPGERAKVAVESFDDRIDPVGACVGMKGSRIHGIVRELRNENIDVINYTNNASLYITRALSPAKITTIKINEDKKHASVFLKPDQVSLAIGKGGHNIKLAGKLTGYEIDVFRDAEDEDEEDVDLEEFSDEIDSWVIDELKAIGCDSAKSVLALSVAELVKRTDLEEETIKEVLQVLRSEFE is encoded by the coding sequence ACAGACCAACGATGATGAGCGTGTTGGAAGACGTTTTCCGTAGCATGTTACGTCGTAAATATGGTACCGATGAAAACTGCGACGTGATTTTGAACACCGAAAATGGAGACCTTGAGATTTGGCGTACACGTAAAGTAATGGAAGATGGGTTTTCAGAAGATGATGCACTTGAAGTAGAGCTTGCTGAAGCAAAACTTATTGATCCTGATTTAGAGGTTGGGGATGATGCCATTGAACAGATCACTCTTGAAAGTTTTGGACGCCGTGCTATTTTAGCGGCTCGTCAGACCTTGGTTTCGAGAATCATGGAGCTTGAGAAAGACGATATTTACAAAAAATATAAAGATCGTGTTGGAGAGATAGTAGTGGGTGAGGTTTATCAGGTATGGAAAAAAGAAATTTTAGTACTTGATGAAGAAGGTAATGAGTTGTTGCTTCCTAAAACGGAGCAAATTCCTGCCGATTTCTACAAAAAAGGAGATAGTATCCGTGCGGTTGTTGCAAAGGTTGAAATGATCAACAATAACCCGAAAATTATTATTTCTCGTACAGCTCCTGCTTTCTTACAGCGTTTATTTGAGCTGGAAGTCCCTGAAATTTTTGACGGACTTATCAGTATCAAGAAAATTGTTCGTGAGCCGGGAGAGCGCGCTAAAGTCGCAGTTGAATCTTTTGATGATCGTATTGATCCGGTTGGTGCTTGTGTAGGTATGAAAGGTTCTCGTATTCACGGTATTGTTCGTGAATTAAGAAATGAGAATATTGACGTTATTAACTACACCAATAATGCGTCATTGTATATCACTCGTGCTTTGAGTCCAGCTAAAATTACCACTATTAAGATTAATGAAGACAAAAAACATGCTTCAGTATTCCTAAAACCAGACCAGGTATCATTGGCAATTGGTAAAGGTGGTCATAACATTAAATTGGCCGGTAAATTGACGGGATATGAGATAGATGTATTCCGTGATGCGGAAGATGAAGATGAGGAAGACGTTGACTTAGAAGAATTCTCAGATGAAATTGATAGCTGGGTAATTGATGAGTTAAAAGCAATTGGTTGTGATAGTGCTAAAAGTGTATTGGCACTTTCTGTAGCTGAGCTTGTAAAACGTACAGATCTGGAAGAAGAAACTATTAAAGAAGTATTGCAGGTTCTTCGTTCAGAATTTGAATAA